In Methanobrevibacter sp., the DNA window CTTAAATTGATAGGAAAATTCCTTTAGGAATCTTTTTTCAAAATCTTTTTGATAATCTTTGAGAATATCCTGTAATATCTCTCTGTCATTTTTATCCATCCTTCCAGGACTTATAGAATTAAAACTTTCTGAATTCAAAGCATTTACAATAGCCTTTTTAGCCATTTGAACTGCTTCAAAACCTATTAAAAGACCTCCACCAGTAGTGGGTTTAAGCTGTGAAGCAGCATCACCAATAATCAATGCCCTATTTTTGTATAATTTATTGTCCTTATTGTAAATAGGGATTTTTCCTTTATACTTTTCAATTACCTCATAATTTTCATATTTAAAATCATTTTTTAAAAAATCATCCAATATTTCATTTTGCCTTTTATAATCATAAATTGAAAATAAACCAATCCTAAAAGTATTTTCATCTACTGGAATCTGCCAAATGAATCCTGGAAACAAATCCCCATAGGCATATAAGTCCACAAATGATAAATTGTCATTTCTTTTTTCTATCCTTACCAAATATTGGCTTGCACAATAATAATTGAATTCATTTCCAATTGCTGAAGAAACAAGTGAGAGAGGCCCATCTGCACCAACAATGATTTTGGAACTTATGGTTTTTTCAGTTGAATCATTTTGAAATGTGACTTTTCCCTCCAAATCATCAATAGACACTACTTTAGAGGATAAATAGGAGCCTACACCATTTTCAATAGCCCTTTTGTATAGGAATTGATCCAATGCAACCCTATCGATTATTAAAGCCTGGTCTTCATCTTTGGAAACTGTTAAAGAATGATTTCTGCTATGTAAAAAGGCACCTTTTGCCTTATTAAATATCAATTCTTCGGGAAACTGATTGAAATCCAATGCTCTTTTATTGATTATTCCAGCACATTGCAATGGTAAACCTATAACTTTCTTCTTATCAATTAGAGCAACCTCAATGTCTTCTTTAGCCAATTCATATGCCAAAGTAGAGCCTATTGGGCCTGCTCCAATAATAGTCACATCTACATCAAAACTCATAGTTTACCCTGCATAATTAAAATAAAAGATTTTCAAAAAAGTGAAAAAATTAAAAAATAAATAAAGAATTTTAAAAAGATTTACAACACAACAATGAAAATAGATTATCTCTTGAATTTTCTGGAATGCTTTGCAAAGAGGTCATCGGGAGTTTTTTCTCCCTTATC includes these proteins:
- a CDS encoding geranylgeranyl reductase family protein, translated to MSFDVDVTIIGAGPIGSTLAYELAKEDIEVALIDKKKVIGLPLQCAGIINKRALDFNQFPEELIFNKAKGAFLHSRNHSLTVSKDEDQALIIDRVALDQFLYKRAIENGVGSYLSSKVVSIDDLEGKVTFQNDSTEKTISSKIIVGADGPLSLVSSAIGNEFNYYCASQYLVRIEKRNDNLSFVDLYAYGDLFPGFIWQIPVDENTFRIGLFSIYDYKRQNEILDDFLKNDFKYENYEVIEKYKGKIPIYNKDNKLYKNRALIIGDAASQLKPTTGGGLLIGFEAVQMAKKAIVNALNSESFNSISPGRMDKNDREILQDILKDYQKDFEKRFLKEFSYQFKVQKTFCTLSDEDLDYFFVKLKEKEADKLISEYGDMDNQSILVKEFLKRGLIQSLLPAIHKRELAKIWLL